A portion of the Sphingobacterium spiritivorum genome contains these proteins:
- a CDS encoding helix-turn-helix transcriptional regulator — translation MTNTLKVERARRNMTQAELAALVEVSRQTINSIEIGKYVPSTLLALKISSVFEIPVESIFNLEESDWIK, via the coding sequence ATGACCAATACATTAAAGGTAGAAAGAGCCAGACGAAATATGACACAGGCGGAGTTGGCAGCGCTTGTAGAAGTATCCCGTCAGACTATAAATTCCATTGAAATAGGAAAATATGTTCCCTCAACGTTACTGGCATTGAAGATTTCCTCAGTTTTTGAAATCCCGGTTGAAAGTATTTTTAATCTGGAAGAATCGGACTGGATAAAGTAA